A part of Numenius arquata chromosome 2, bNumArq3.hap1.1, whole genome shotgun sequence genomic DNA contains:
- the SMCO3 gene encoding single-pass membrane and coiled-coil domain-containing protein 3, with the protein MALSDLLYPDNPKRRQELIHLHQELLDCMSTNFHATNELAGVLNEHLGCTITHIQMRESSTVKENCDIMIQAMSEIQHQVQKIDSDMKEKLEPVLYQKLYDIKEPELEKIAIAHKVFSIVLGEATSTAGMVAIKLLGSNLMTLTVSKLVSLLAQIGASVLGGISITVLGLGIEMILHAILGAVERNQLLTAVRSYEKHLAEFKAASEKYQHAIREVTSLVRQQVQ; encoded by the coding sequence ATGGCGCTGAGTGACCTCTTGTACCCAGATAACCCCAAGAGAAGGCAAGAATTGATCCATCTGCACCAGGAATTGCTTGACTGCATGTCCACAAATTTCCATGCAACAAATGAGCTGGCTGGAGTATTGAATGAACACCTGGGCTGTACCATTACCCACATTCAGATGAGAGAGAGCAGCACCGTCAAGGAAAACTGCGACATTATGATTCAAGCAATGAGTGAGATTCAGCATCAGGTACAGAAGATTGATAGCGACATGAAGGAAAAGCTGGAGCCTGTGCTGTACCAgaaactctatgacatcaaagagcctgagctggagaaaatTGCAATAGCCCATAAAGTTTTTTCAATTGTTCTCGGAGAAGCGACTTCAACAGCTGGGATGGTGGCTATCAAACTGCTTGGCTCCAATCTTATGACTCTCACTGTGAGCAAGCTCGTCAGTCTCCTTGCGCAGATTGGGGCATCTGTTCTTGGGGGAATCAGCATCACTGTTCTCGGGCTTGGCATTGAAATGATCCTTCACGCCATCCTGGGAGCAGTGGAGAGGAATCAGCTTCTGACAGCCGTGAGAAGCTATGAGAAGCACCTGGCTGAGTTTAAAGCAGCTTCAGAAAAGTACCAGCATGCCATACGTGAAGTGACCTCTTTGGTGAGACAGCAGGTTCAGTGA